CCGGATCCTTCATCGACCTTGGTGAACCGCTGTTGAGGCGGGGCCATCATCATCGAAGTCCTCAACCAATGTGGGGATTTTGATCAGATGCGTTACACCTTCACCCTGGCGGCGCTCGCCGCTGCCACCGCTTTCGCCGCTCCTGCCGCCGCCCAGACCGTCTCCTCGTCGGACACGATCAAGGCGCAGGCGCTCATCATCCAGCCCGCCACGCTCCAGCGCGTCGACGACCTGAGCTTCGGCACCATCATCGCCACCCCGACGGCGGTCGGCTCGGTCACGATCGACGCCGATGACGGCAGCCGCGCCTTCACCGGCACCGGCCTGACGCTGTCGAGCACCGACGTCGGTGGCCGCGGCCGCTTCCTCGGCAACGGCAACCTCAACGTCGACGTGCCGCTGAACGTCTCGTTCCCGGCCTATCTGTCGAATGTCGCGGACCGCACCAAGACGGTGACCTTCACCGGCAAGCTCGACGCGGCCGCCAACGACCTCCTCGTCAACACCGGCGCGACCGGCGTCTTCTACGTCGGCGTCGGCGGCAAGATCGACATCGCCGCCGGCCAGATGCCCGGCCTCTACGACGGCGAAGTCACCCTCACGGCTCAGTTTCAATAAGCACCCCACAGCTTATTGAAGCCAAGGGAGGCGGTTGCTACCTCGCGGGGTATGCAACCGCCTCCTGAAGTCGTTCGAGTGACCAGCAACGCCGTCCATTGCGATGGCAGCGGGGACATCAGCCCCGCGCTCGGCCACCCCCGCGTATTCCTCCGCATCGACGAGAAGGGCTTCGTCGAATGCGGCTATTGCGACCGCCGGTTCATCCTCGTCGGCGGACCGGCCGATGACGGGGCCGCCGCCTGATGGGGGCCGAGGACCCCCGCCGCTTCCTCTACTCGGCAGCGCTCGATCCCGACGAGGCGCGCCGCCTCGCCGCCCGCCACCTCGCCGGGCATGACGATGGCGAACTCTACCTCCAGTATCGCCGCAGCGAATCCTTCGGCTTCGACGACGGGCGCCTCAAGACCGCCGACTATCATGTCGGGCAGGGCTTCGGCCTGCGCGGCGTCAGCGGCGAGGCGACCGCTTTTGCCCATGCCAATGAGCTGAGCGCCGCCGCGATCGACCGCGCCGCCGAGACGCTCAAGCTCCTGACCCCCGGCGCCGGCACGCCCGCGCCCGCCCCGCCGCGCACCAACCGCGCACAATATGGCAGCGAGGATCCGCTCGGCACCCTGCCCTTCGCCGACAAGGTCGCGCTGTGCCAGGCGATCGACGCCGCCGCCCGCGCCCGCGATCCCAAGGTCGTGCAGGTCAGCGTCGGCCTCCAGGCGAGCTGGAGCGTGGTCGAGATCGTCCGCGCCGACGGCTTCGTCGCGACCGACGTTCGCCCGCTCGTTCGCCTCAACGTCGGCATCGTCGCCGAGCGCAACGGCCGGCGCGAGCAGGGCTTCCACGGGCTCGGCGGGCGCTACGACATGAACCGCCTGTTCGACGAGGCGACCTGGAACCGGGCGATCGACATCGCGCTCGGCCAGGCGCTGGTGAACCTCGATTCGGTCGCGGCCCCGGCGGGCGAGATGACCGTCGTCTGCGGCCCCGGCTGGCCCGGCGTCCTCCTCCACGAGGCGGTCGGCCACACGCTCGAGGGCGACTTCAACCGCAAGGGGACGAGCGCCTTCTCGGGCCGGATGGGCGAGCGGGTCGCCGCGCCCGGCGTGACCGTGGTCGACGACGGCGCGATGCACGAGCGGCGCGGCAGCCTGTCGATCGACGACGAGGGCACGCCGACCGGCCGGACCACGCTGATCGAGGACGGGATTCTCGTCGGCTATCTCCAGGATCGGCTGAACGCGCGGCTGATGGGGGTCGAGCCGACCGGCAACGGCCGGAGAGAAAGCTTTGCCCACGCCCCCATGCCGCGGATGACCAACACCTTCATGCTCGGCGGGCAGGACGATCCGGCCGAGCTCCTCAGCCGCGTGAAGGACGGGATCTACGCCAAGAGCTTCGGTGGCGGGCAGGTCGACATCACCAGCGGCAAGTTCGTGTTCGGCTGCACCGAGGCCTATCGCGTCCGCAACGGCGTGATCGGCGAGCCCTTGAAGGGCGCGACGCTGATCGGCGACGGCCCGACCGTCCTTACCCGGGTGAAGGGCATCGGCAACGACCTCGAACTCGACGAAGGCGTCGGCATCTGCGGCAAGGGCGGGCAAAGCGTGCCCGCCGGGGTCGGCCAGCCGACGCTGCTGATCGAAGGCCTGACGGTCGGCGGGACGGCCTAGCGTCCCTTCACGCTAGAGCAGGTGCTCGACCGCGCCGAGGCTGTAGCCCGCCTGTTCGGCGCAGCGCTCGACGTCTTCGCGCGGGACCCCATTCTCGCGGCAGGCGACCGCCCAGGCCAGCGTCGAACGCATCCCCGAGCGACAGAAGGCGAGCATCTTGCCGTCGCCCACCTCGCTCATCGCCGACACCATCTCCTCGATCTGCGAGGGCCCCATGCCGCGCGCGATCGGGATGTGGCGATAGTCGAGGCCCAGCCGGTCGGCTTCGGCTTCCAGCTCGGCGCTCGTCAATTGCCCGGCGTCCTCGCCGTCGGGGCGGTTGTTGATCACCATGGTGACGCCATAACGCTTGGCTTCCGCAAGGTCGGCGAGGCTGATCTGCCCGGCCACCAGCGTCTTGTCGTCGAGCGGCTTGAACTCGGTCATTGCGGCTTCCCTTCCTCGGCCCCGCGCCAGCGCGCGCGGATGGTGTCGCTGGTGTCCCGGCTGCCATCGTGGCTCCAACCCGGCTCCCGCCACAGATAGCCGAGTTTCGCACGGAGTGGCGCGGAACGGAAATCGCGGGCCATCCCGACCCATTCGTGCGTCGCCGCCCACAGCGGGTTGTGCGAGCGCAGCGGCGTGACGATCCCGTAGCGTGGCGCGTCGTCGCTCCGCTCGGGCTCGAAGGTGCCCAGCATCCGGTCCCAGACGATGAACACCCCGGCATAATTGCGGTCGAGGTAGCGCGGGTTGACCGCATGGTGGACGCGGTGGTGCGAGGGCGTGTTCATCACCGCCTCGAACCAGCGCGGCATCCGCCCGATCGCCTCCGTGTGAATCCAATATTGGTAGACGAGGTTCAGCCCCGCGCAGAACAGCACCAGCTCGGGCGCGAAGCCGATCAGGCACAGCGGCACCCGGAAGAGGAAGTTCAGGCTGACGAAGCCCGTCCATGTCTGCCGCAGCGCGGTCGCAAGATTGTAGCGCTCGCTCGAGTGATGGACGACGTGGCTCGCCCAGAACCAGCGGACGCGGTGCGCCGAGCGGTGGAACAGATAATAGCCGAAGTCGTCGGCGACGAAGCACAGCGCGAAGCTCCACCACGTCACCGGAATGTCGATCAGCCGGTGCGCGTACAGCGCCTTCATTAGCGCCAGCACCAGCCCGGCGGTCAGCGCCCCGGCAACGAGGCTGCCGAGCCCGAGGCTGAGCGAGGCGGCGCTGTCCTTCCATTTCGGTGCCCTTCCCCGACCCCGTTTCAGCCACCAGGCTTCGAGCGCCAGCGTCACCAGGAAGAAGGGAATTGCCCAGATGACCGGATCGGGAAAGGCCATGCACCGAGTCTAAGCGAAAGCGGCGACCGTCTCCAGCATTGCCGCGCCATAGCGTTCGAGCTTGGCCGCGCCGACGCCCTGCACCGCGCCAAGCTCGTGCAGGGTCTGCGGCCTGGCGGCGGCGATCTCGCGCAGCGTCGCATCGTGGAAGATGACGTAGGGCGGGACCCCGCTCTCCTTGGCGAGGGTGCGCCGTGCCTCGCGCAGTGCCTCGAACAATGGATCGTGCGGGCCGTCGGCGCCCACACCCCGCCGGGCGCGCCGCTTGCGTGGCGGCGGCAGCGCGATCCGCACTTCCTCGCCGCCCTTGAGGATGCCGCGCGCGCCGAGCCCGAAGCTGAGGCCCCCATAGGCGTCGGCGCGAAGCGCGTCGCGGGCGATAAGGGCGCGGGCGACGGGCTGGATCAGCGCCAGTTCCTCGGGCGAGCAAATCCCGAACACGCTCAGGCGATGGTGGCCGTTGGCATGGACCTTGTCGGTTTCCTTGCCTGCCAGAACGTCGGCAAGATGGCCGACTCCGAAGCGCATCTCGGTCCGGAAGGCGGCCGACAGCAATTTGCGCGCGACTTCGGTCACCTCGACCGTCTGCGGCGGGTCGAGGCAATTGTCGCAATTGCCGCAGGTGGGCGGCGGGCTCTCCCCGAAATGCCGGAGCAGCACCGCGCGGCGGCACTCGGTCGTCTCGACCAGCGCAGCGAGGCTTTGGAGCCGCGCGCGTTCGTCGGCCTGTCGCTCGGGCGCAGCCTCCTTCTCGATCCGCTGCCGGGCGAGCGCGAAGTCGCCCGCGCTCCACAGCATGTGCGCCTCGGCCGGATCCCCGTCGCGGCCCGCGCGCCCGGTTTCCTGGTAATAGGCCTCGATCGACTTGGGCGTGCCGGCGTGGATGACGGTGCGGACGTCGGGTTTGTCGATCCCCATGCCGAAGGCGATGGTCGCGGCCATCACCATTTCCTCCGAGGCCACGAACGCCGCCTGGTTCGCCGCGCGGACCTGGGGATCGAGCCCGGCATGGTAGGGCAGCGCCGCCCGCCCGCTCGCCGCGATCGTCGCCGCCATGCTGTCGGCATCCTTGCGGCTCGAGACGTAGACGATTCCCGGGCCCGGCCGCTCGCGCAGCAGGTCGAGCACCTGCCGCCCGGCCCCGTCGCGCGGACGGATATGATAGCGGATGTTGGGCCGGTCGAAGCCGCTGACGATCAGCCCGTCCTCGGGGATTCCGAGCTGGACGAGGATGTCGGCGCGGGTGCGCGGGTCGGCGGTTGCGGTCAGCGCCAGCCGCGGCACTTCCTTGTGGTCGCCGAGCAATTTCGTCAGCAAGCGATAGTCGGGCCGGAAATCGTGCCCCCATTCGCTGACGCAATGCGCTTCGTCGATCGCGACCAGGCTCAACGGCACCCGGTCGGCCAGCCGCCGGAAGCTGTCGGTGGTCGCCCGCTCGGGCGCGACATAGAGGAGGTCGAGCTCGCCCCCGAGGAACCGCCGGACCACGGTGTCGCGGTCGTCGGCGCTGGTCAGGGAGGCGGCCTTGATCCCCAGCGCCTCGGCCGAGCGGATCTGGTCGTGCATCAGCGCGATCAGCGGCGAGATGACCAGCGCGGTCCCGTCGAGCGCCAGCGCGGGCAGTTGGTAGCACAGGCTCTTGCCCGCGCCGGTGGGCATGATCGCCAGCGTCGGCCGCCCGGCGAGCACGCGCCCGACCACCTCTTCCTGCACCCCGCGGAAATGGTCGAATCCAAAGACTTGTTTCAAAAGCTGATGCGGGTCGGTCACGCTTCGCCTTTGGCCGCGCTTGGGGGCCGCGCGCAACCTTGTCTTGGCCCGCGCAGCCGTCCACACGGGCGATCGAGGGTAGGGGAAGAGAAGAAATGACCATGTCCGGGCGGAGCCTCGAGCAGCTCCACGCCGATTTTCGTGCGACCAGCACCAACGCCATGCCGATCGCGGGGCTCGTCACCTGGGCCGCGCTCGGCCTTGCCGCGCTCGTCCTGCCCGAGCGCACGGTCGCCAACGCCTCGCTCTACATCATGGCGGCGATCCTGCCGCTCGCCTTCCTCATCGACCGGCTGCGTGGCCGCAACCTGTTCGGCGGGGGCGACAATCCGCTCGTGCGCCTGTTCCTGCTCGGGATCCTGATGGTCGGGCTGACCGTCCCGCTCGCGGTGATCGGGACCAAGGGCGGGCAGGCGCTGCTGATCCTGCTCGGCATGGCGATCCTCGCCGGGATCGTCTGGATCCCCTTCGCCTGGGCCGCCGACGATCCGACCGGGATCACCCACGCCGTCGTCCGCGCGCTCGGCTGCTATCTCGCCTACGGCTTCGTCCCCGCGCCCTTCACCGCCAGCGCGATCTGCGCGGTGGTCGTCGCGGCCTATGTCTATTCGCTCCTCGCCATGCGCCCGATCGGCCCGGCGGCAGTCACCGCGGAGGCTCGCACCGCCGCCGCATGACCGTCGCCGTCGACATGGGCCTGTCGCCGCAAGGCCAGCCCGTCACCATCGATCTCGAGGAGCTCCTCGCCACCCGCTTGCTCGTCCAGGGCAATTCGGGCTCGGGCAAGTCGCACCTCCTGCGCCGCCTGCTCGAAAAGAGCGCCGGCCAGGTCCAGCAGATCGTGATCGACCCCGAGGGCGATTTCGTCACGCTTGCCGGCCCCTACGGCCACCTCGCGATCGAGGCCGCCGACCATGACGAGAAGGAGATTGCGAGAGCCGCCGCCCGGATCCGCGAGCATCGCGCCTCGGTCGTCCTCAGCCTCGAGGGCCTCGAAGCCGAGGGGCAGATGCGCTGCGCCGCGTCGTTCCTGTCGGCCCTGTTCGATGCCCCGCGCGACCACTGGTATCCCGCCCTGGTGGTGGTCGACGAAGCGCAGCTGTTCGCCCCGGCCGGCGGCGGCGAGGTGGCGGAGGAAGTCCGCCGCGCCTCGCTCAGCGCCATGACCAACCTCATGTGCCGCGGCCGCAAGCGCGGGCTCGCCGGGATCATCGCCACCCAGCGCCTCGCCAAGCTCGCCAAGAACGTCGCGGCCGAGGCCTCGAATTTCCTCATGGGGCGGACCTTCCTCGACATCGACATGGCCCGCGCCGCCGACCTTCTCGGCATGGAGCGGCGGCAGGCCGAGGCGATCCGCGACCTGCCGCGCGGCACCTTCCTTGCGCTCGGCCCCGCGGTCAGCCGCCGCCCGCTGTCGATCGCGATCGGCGAAGTGGAGACCCGCGCCCGCTCGATGAGCCCCAAGCTCGTGCCGCTGCCCACCGCGACCAAGAGCGAGGACCTCCAGGAACTGCTGTTCCAGCCCGGCTTCGACTTCGAGCCCGCTCCTGCGCCCCGCCCCGAGCCCAAGCCGCTTCGCTCCGAAGCGCTGATCGAGATGCTCGCCGCCAAGCAGCCTGCGCCGGCGCCGTCGCTTCCGGCCAAGTCGGACGAGGAGCAGGCCGCCGCGGTCGCGGCCGCGCTCGAGGCGATGGTCGCCGATCCCGATTCCTCGGGCCGCTCGGGCGCGGTGCTGTTTCAGGACTTCACCGTCCGGCTGCGCATGGCCGGCGTCTCCCCGAGCCCGCTCGACCTGCCCGCCTTCACCCGCCGCCTCGCCATGGCCCGCGCCGGCATCTTCACCGAGGACCCCGACTGGCACCCCGCGCTCGAGGCGGCCGAGGGCCTGCCCGAAGACATGCTCGGTCCCTTCCTCCTCCTCGCCCGCGCCGCGCGCGACAGCCAGCCGACCCCGAGCGACGAGGCGATCGCGGCGAGCTACGGCACCGCCAGCCTCGGCCGCGCGCGGCGCCTCCTGAGCTATATCGAAAGCCGCGACCTCATCGTCACGCGCACCGACCTCAGCGGCAAGCGCAGCATCGCGATTCCTCGGCTCGGCTGGAGCACGGCGGCGGCCTGAGCGACGTCTGCTTGCGACCCATTGCGGACATTAGCCGGAGTGAGCCTTAGGTCGTAAACCAAGCTTTCAGAGCCTGTAGGATCTCTGGAACCCGAGCTTTTAAGGTGTTCGGCACATCGATAAACAACAGGGGGCGCGGTCGAGAATCGTCATCAGCAGGTTCGACACAGGACGAGAGTTCCGAACCCCAATCAACATCTTCTGCGACGGTAACTACTGCGGCTTTGAGGTCGGACTCTACGAAGAGCAGGCTGTCATCTAGTGAATGAAACGCATCAAGTGGCCTGCAGCGTAGTGGCAGGCTGAGCTTTGCAACTGCACTCAGCAGCTCGGAGCGAAGCTCTTGCTTATCATCAGGCGACATAGGCTCGATTGTAGAGAGCGGAATGCCTGCTTTCCACCCATTGCAGGCATCATTCGTCCGTGCTGAACCCGTTCGAATGAAAACTCATGACCAGTGCTCCGATGTTGCTAGCAAAAGAAGGCTCGCGGCTATGGGCTTCCTGGTCTTCTGCGCCCCAATCTTCTTCGTGTGGTACATACAGACTCCCGACTATCCGAGGTCATTTCAGCGGCTCCTTAACGGGTGGGCGGCTCTATGGTTCGGAGGCTTGGCATTCCTCATCGTGGGAAGCATCGCGACAGGATACACCTGATGTCCGCTTTCCACCCAAAGCAGACATTCCCATTGCGCTCGCGAAGCAGGTAACGCGACTTCCCTTGTCGCCTATTCCGCCGCTTGCGCCTCTTCCTCGCGCTCGGCCTGCTGGCGGGCCCACATGTCGGCGTAGAGTCCGTTCCGGCGGAGGAGGTCGGCGTGGCTGCCTTCTTCCGCGACCCTGCCGCCGTCGAGGACCACGATCCGGTCGGCGTCCACCACCGTCGAGAGGCGGTGCGCGATGGTGATGGTGGTGCGGCCGGTCGAGACCCCGCGCAATGTGTCGAGGATCGCTTCCTCGGTCCGGCTGTCGAGCGCGCTGGTCGCCTCGTCGAGGATCAGGATCGGCGGGTTCTTGACCAGGGTCCGCGCGATCGCGACGCGCTGCTTTTCGCCGCCCGAGAGCTTGAGGCCCCGCTCGCCCACCCGGCTGTCGAAGCCGTCGGGGAGCGCGCGGACGAAGCCGTCGAGCGCCGCGCCGCTGGCCGCCGCGGCGACATCCTCGCTGCTCGCCTCGTCGCGCCCGTAGGCGATGTTGTAGCCGAGCGTGTCGTTGAACAGCACGGTGTCCTGCGGCACGATTCCGATCGCGGCGCGTAACGACGCCTGGCTGACCTGCGAAATGTCCTGCCCGTCGATGGTAATCCGCCCGGCTAACGGATCGTAGAAGCGGAACAGGAGGCGGGCGAGGGTCGACTTGCCCGCGCCGCTCGGCCCCACCACCGCCACCGTCTGGCCGGCCGGCACGTCGAGCGTCAGGCCCTTCAGGATGTCGCGCCCGTCTTCATAACCGAAACGGACGTCTTCGAACCGGACATGGCCCCGTTCCACGTGGAGCGGCGGCGCGTTCGGAACGTCGCTGACTTCCTCGGGCGTGTCGAGCAGCCGGAACATCTCGTCCATGTCGGTCAGCCCCTGCCGGATCGTCCGGTAGACGGTGCCGAGCATGTCGAGGGGCCGGAAGAGCTGGGTCAGCAGCGCGTTCACCACGACCAAGTCGCCGGTCGAGAATTGCCCGCGGCTCCAGCCCCAGACCGTATAGGCCATCGCCCCGCCCATCAGCAGGTTGGTGATCAGGCTCTGCCCGATGTTCATCGCCGCGAGGCTGGTCTCGATCTTGACGGTCGACTTGGCGAGATTCTGGACGGCGCGGCCGTAGAGCTTCCGTTCGCGCTCCTCGGCGTTGAAATATTTGACCGTCTCGAAGTTGAGCAGGCTGTCGACCGCCCGCGCGGTGGTGGCGGTGTCGTGCTCGGTCCATTGCTCGCGCAGCCGGACGCGCCAGTCGGTGACGGCCTTGGTGAACCAGATGTAGGCGACCACCGCGACCGCGGTCGCCGCGACCAGCCCGGGCCCGAACTGGATCCAGAACAGCACCGCGACGATGCCGAGCTGGAGGATCGTCGGGGCGAGATTGAACAGGAGGAAATAGAGCATCATGTCGATGCTCTTGCTTCCCCGCTCGATGATCTTGGTCACCGCGCCGGTGCGCCGCTCGAGGTGGAAGCGCAGCGACAGGCCGTGCAAATGCGCGAAGGTCCGCTCGGACAGGACCCGCGTCGCTTCCTGGCCGACCGTCTCGAAGATGCCGTTGCGCAGATTGTCGAGGAGCACGCCGCCGAAGCGGGCGAGCGCGAAGGCCGCGACCAGCGCCAGCGCCACCGAGGCCGCGTCGCGTCGTCCGCCCGCCATGGCGTCGACCGCGCCGCCGAAGGCCTTGGGGAGGACGATGGTGGTGACGGTGATCGACAGGACCACCATCAGGAAAGAGGCGACGACGCGCACCTTGAGCCCCGGCTGACCCGCCGGCCACAGATAGGGCAGGAAGCGCAGCAGGACCTTGAAGCCGCTGCGTTCGCGGTTGGTCAGTCGTTCGGTGGCGGGAGGCATCTACCCCCAAAGGTAGGTTCGCCATGCCCCCCTTGCAAACGCGGGGATGAAACGACTGGAACCGCACGTTTATTTTCCCGTTCTGACAAGCAAGTCACCTTGCGGGGTTAAGCATCATGGGTCCGGTTACGTATCTCATTGCCATTCTGGGTTGCGCCGACGGCGGCGCCTCGTGCAGCCAGGTCGCGCAGGCGCCGGCCCGCTACGAGAGCGCCGCGGCCTGCGAAGCCGCCACCGGCGACGTCCTCGCCGCCAATTCGGACCTCGACTTTCCCACCCTCCTCGCCCGTTGCCAGGCGACCAAGTCGCCGGCCGCCGCCGAGCGTGCGCCCGTCCGCAAGGGCGCGGTGGTGAAGGAAGGCTAAGTATAATGGCCGAAGTCCTCGATCCGCCGATCCACGAAGAGCCCAAGCTTCCGGGTAGCGAGCGTGAGCTCGACCCCAAGCCCGAATGGCAACCGCGCTACGCGGGATCGGGGCGGTTGAAGGACAAGGTCGCGATCGTGACCGGCGCCGACAGCGGCATCGGCCGCGCGGTCGCGGTCCTGTTCGCGCGCGAGGGTGCCGACGTCGCGATCCTCTACCTCGACGAGCATGACGATGCCGCTGACACGAAGAAGTTCATCGAGGCCGAGGGCCGCCGCGCCATCTGCATTCCGGGCGATCTCGGCAGTCGCGATCATTGCTTCCGCGCGGTCAGCCAAGTCGTCGACACGTTCGGCAAGCTCGACGTCCTCGTCAACAATGCCGGCGAGCAGCATCCCGACGAGAAGATCGAGGACATCACCGAGGAGCAGCTTCGCCGTACCTTCCAGAGCAACATCTTCTCGATGTTCTTCATGACGCAGGCCGCGATGCCGCACCTCAAAGACGGCGCAACGATCGTCAACTGCACCTCGGAGACGATGTACAAGGGCGCGCCGATCCTGCTCGATTATTCGTCCACCAAGGGCGCGATCACGGCGTTCACCCGGAGCCTCGCCCAGAACCTGGTCGAGCAGGGCATTCGCGTGAACGGCGTGGCGCCGGGCCCGATCTGGACCCCGCTCAATCCGTTCGGCGGCCAGCCGCCCGAGAAGATGCCCGAATTCGGCAAGAACACGCCGATGAAAAGGCCGGGCCAACCCAATGAGGTCGCCCCGGCCTTCCTGTTCCTCGCGTGCGAGGATTCAAGCTACATGACCGGACAGGTGCTCCACCCCGACGGTGGCAACACCATGTCCAGCTAGAGGCTCACTGATAGGCGACCTGAATGTCGAGCGTGCCCGTGTAGAGGCCGTCGGCCTGGGTCGAGCTGAAGCTCAGCGTTCCGCCGACCTCGAAGATCTTGCCCGGGTTGCCGCTGTTGTCGACCGTGACGCTCGACGGGAAGGTCGGGGTCAGGGTGAGCGTGCCGCCGGCACCGTTGCTCATCGACACGGTCGGCGTCGCCGAGGTGATCAGCGCGACGTTGTTGTTCGAGCCGACGACGCGATACTGCGCCGTACTGAAGGTGCCCGAGCAGGTCAGACCGCCGGTGGTGCCGCAGGTCCGGCCCGACGGCGTGATCGCGACGGTGTCCGAACCGGTGAAGGTGCCGACGAGCACGTTGCCGAACACGAGGTTGCGAAGGCCGGTCAGCTGGAGCGGCTTCATCACGTTGACCGTTGCGGTCGGCTTGGCGCCGGTGACGCTGACCTGCTGCGCGGCAGCGGGTGTGGCGAAGGCGAGGAAGGCAGTCAGGGCGGCAGCGCCCTTCAGGAAGTTACGCATATTGGTCGACCCCCACAGTCGGTTTCTGGTAACTGCCTCGTTAACCCCAACCACTTACCGACCCGTTCGATTGCATGGTTACCGGGCCGTTTACCGTTGGCCGGGATCAGAGATAATCGACGGTGATCGGCACGTCGCCGCGGTAGTTTCCCTCGGCGTCGCCGCTGACGAACAGCGCGCCGCCGAAGCGAATCCGGAGCCGGCCGTCGCTGTCGAGGCGCGGGAAGGCGGGCAGGTCACTGGTGATCGTGTCGATGCTGAGCGTGCCGCCCGAAAATCCGAATAGCTCGATCCGCCGCGGCAGCTCGACCCTCACCGCTCGGCCCGGCTCGCCGCGGATCACGACTTCGCCATTCATCGCGCGGCCCGTCATTGGCGCCAAAGCGCCACTCGTGGTGCGGCCGCCGTCGGGCCCGACCTTGGCGGTGCCCCCGGCCGCGCCGGTCAGGATGACCCGGTCGAAGTCGAGGCTGGTCTCGACCTGAAGCGCCATCGGCGCGGCCTGCTCCTGCGGGGCGGTCAGCGTGTCCCCGTCGCGGCACAGTCGGCACGGCCCCCCGCCGGCCAGTGCCGGGGCGGACGGCCCGAGGGCCAGGAGCAGAGCAGGCAGGATCCACCGCATGATCCGGGAAATAGGTCCACAATGGTGTAAGCTTGGTAAAGCCGCCGCTAACCATTGCTCCATCGCGGTTGGACCCCACATTGTTCGTTAACAAGGAGCCTTTCACGATGAGCGACGAACCCCGCACCGACACCATGCCCCAGACCGAGGAGGAATGGCGCGCCAAGCTCGGTCCCGAGCGCTACCGCATCCTGCGCGAGCATGGCACCGAGCCCGCCTGGACCGGCGCCCTCCTCGGCAACAAGGAAACGGGCGAATATGTCTGCGGCGGCTGCGGCGCGCCTTTGTTCGAGAGCGACACCAAATATGAGAGCGGCAGCGGCTGGCCGAGCTTCACCAATCCGGCCGACAACGGCGCGGTGACCGAGGTCGAGGACAACAGCTTCGGCATGCGCCGCGTCGAGGTGCGCTGCGCCAAGTGCGCCGGCCACCTCGGCCACGTCTTCCCCGACGGCCCGGGTCCGGAAGGCCTGCGCTACTGCATCAATTCGGCGAGCCTCGACTTCAAGCCGGAGAAGTAAGCCCGTCGTCCGGGAGGCGGCCTGCACGCGACACCCTTGCCGCCTCCCCCGCAACGTCCTAACCCTTCGCGTCCATGGCGAAACAGCCCGTTCGTCCGCGCCCCGCGCCGGCTCCCACTTCCTCCGGCATCGGCGGGTTCCTCATGGGCCTTGTCAAATGGGGGATCGTCGCCGCGCTGGTCGGCCTGGTCGTGCTCGGGGTGGCGGTCAGCGTCGCCTACACCCAGCTCCCATCCTACCAGAACCTGTCGAACCGCACCGACCTCGGCCAGAACATCCGGGTCCGCTCGGCCGACGGCAAGCTGCTGGTCCAGCTCGGCCCCAACCTCGGCGAATGGATCCCCTACGACCAGATTCCCGCGACGATGCGCGCGGCGATGATCGCGGTCGAGGACAAGCGCTTCCGCAGCCACCCCGGTGTCGACCCGATCGGCATGGCGCGCTCGGTCAAGGTCCGCCTCCAGACCGGTCGCTTCAGCCAGGGTGGCTCGACCATCACCCAGCAGCTCGCCCGCAACATCTTCCTCAACAACAGCCGCAACTTCGGCCGCAAGCTCAAGGAAGCCGTGCTGGCGCTCGCGCTCGAGGCCAAGTTCAGCAAGAACCAGATCCTCGAGCTCTATCTCAACCGGGTCTATTTCGGTGGCGGCGCCTACGGCATCGATGCCGCCAGCCGGACCTTCTTCGGCCATAGCGCCAAGCGCCTGAGCCTCGGCGAAGCGACCATCATTGCCGGCCTCGTCAAGGCGCCGAGCAACTATTCGCCCACCGCCGACGTCGAGGCTGCCCGCAGCCGCGCCGGGGTCGTCCTCCAGTCGATGGTCGAAAACGGCTTCGTCTCGGCCAGCGCGGCCGCCAATGTCGACCCGGCGCAGATCGTCGTCCAGCA
This genomic window from Sphingomonas rosea contains:
- a CDS encoding DUF4402 domain-containing protein, whose amino-acid sequence is MRYTFTLAALAAATAFAAPAAAQTVSSSDTIKAQALIIQPATLQRVDDLSFGTIIATPTAVGSVTIDADDGSRAFTGTGLTLSSTDVGGRGRFLGNGNLNVDVPLNVSFPAYLSNVADRTKTVTFTGKLDAAANDLLVNTGATGVFYVGVGGKIDIAAGQMPGLYDGEVTLTAQFQ
- a CDS encoding zinc-finger domain-containing protein → MQPPPEVVRVTSNAVHCDGSGDISPALGHPRVFLRIDEKGFVECGYCDRRFILVGGPADDGAAA
- the tldD gene encoding metalloprotease TldD, with product MGAEDPRRFLYSAALDPDEARRLAARHLAGHDDGELYLQYRRSESFGFDDGRLKTADYHVGQGFGLRGVSGEATAFAHANELSAAAIDRAAETLKLLTPGAGTPAPAPPRTNRAQYGSEDPLGTLPFADKVALCQAIDAAARARDPKVVQVSVGLQASWSVVEIVRADGFVATDVRPLVRLNVGIVAERNGRREQGFHGLGGRYDMNRLFDEATWNRAIDIALGQALVNLDSVAAPAGEMTVVCGPGWPGVLLHEAVGHTLEGDFNRKGTSAFSGRMGERVAAPGVTVVDDGAMHERRGSLSIDDEGTPTGRTTLIEDGILVGYLQDRLNARLMGVEPTGNGRRESFAHAPMPRMTNTFMLGGQDDPAELLSRVKDGIYAKSFGGGQVDITSGKFVFGCTEAYRVRNGVIGEPLKGATLIGDGPTVLTRVKGIGNDLELDEGVGICGKGGQSVPAGVGQPTLLIEGLTVGGTA
- a CDS encoding TIGR01244 family sulfur transferase, with the protein product MTEFKPLDDKTLVAGQISLADLAEAKRYGVTMVINNRPDGEDAGQLTSAELEAEADRLGLDYRHIPIARGMGPSQIEEMVSAMSEVGDGKMLAFCRSGMRSTLAWAVACRENGVPREDVERCAEQAGYSLGAVEHLL
- a CDS encoding sterol desaturase family protein — encoded protein: MAFPDPVIWAIPFFLVTLALEAWWLKRGRGRAPKWKDSAASLSLGLGSLVAGALTAGLVLALMKALYAHRLIDIPVTWWSFALCFVADDFGYYLFHRSAHRVRWFWASHVVHHSSERYNLATALRQTWTGFVSLNFLFRVPLCLIGFAPELVLFCAGLNLVYQYWIHTEAIGRMPRWFEAVMNTPSHHRVHHAVNPRYLDRNYAGVFIVWDRMLGTFEPERSDDAPRYGIVTPLRSHNPLWAATHEWVGMARDFRSAPLRAKLGYLWREPGWSHDGSRDTSDTIRARWRGAEEGKPQ
- the recQ gene encoding DNA helicase RecQ, producing MTDPHQLLKQVFGFDHFRGVQEEVVGRVLAGRPTLAIMPTGAGKSLCYQLPALALDGTALVISPLIALMHDQIRSAEALGIKAASLTSADDRDTVVRRFLGGELDLLYVAPERATTDSFRRLADRVPLSLVAIDEAHCVSEWGHDFRPDYRLLTKLLGDHKEVPRLALTATADPRTRADILVQLGIPEDGLIVSGFDRPNIRYHIRPRDGAGRQVLDLLRERPGPGIVYVSSRKDADSMAATIAASGRAALPYHAGLDPQVRAANQAAFVASEEMVMAATIAFGMGIDKPDVRTVIHAGTPKSIEAYYQETGRAGRDGDPAEAHMLWSAGDFALARQRIEKEAAPERQADERARLQSLAALVETTECRRAVLLRHFGESPPPTCGNCDNCLDPPQTVEVTEVARKLLSAAFRTEMRFGVGHLADVLAGKETDKVHANGHHRLSVFGICSPEELALIQPVARALIARDALRADAYGGLSFGLGARGILKGGEEVRIALPPPRKRRARRGVGADGPHDPLFEALREARRTLAKESGVPPYVIFHDATLREIAAARPQTLHELGAVQGVGAAKLERYGAAMLETVAAFA
- a CDS encoding DUF7010 family protein; protein product: MTMSGRSLEQLHADFRATSTNAMPIAGLVTWAALGLAALVLPERTVANASLYIMAAILPLAFLIDRLRGRNLFGGGDNPLVRLFLLGILMVGLTVPLAVIGTKGGQALLILLGMAILAGIVWIPFAWAADDPTGITHAVVRALGCYLAYGFVPAPFTASAICAVVVAAYVYSLLAMRPIGPAAVTAEARTAAA